A window of the Limanda limanda chromosome 8, fLimLim1.1, whole genome shotgun sequence genome harbors these coding sequences:
- the mob2a gene encoding MOB kinase activator 2a isoform X1, producing MVGDYCSFSGDKSDMHSQRNSKNGLSCKMVLQAVGKVLRKSKAKPNGKKPPAEEKKQYLETEFTKIRVVDFDLKELVVLPREIDLNEWLASNTTTFFNLINLQYSTISEFCTGDTCQAMTACNTIYYWYDERGKKTKCTAPQYVDFVMSLCQKLVTDEEIFPTKYGKEFPNSFESLVKKICRYLYHVLAHLYWAHFKETVALDLQGHLNTLYAHFIVFVREFNLVDPKETCIMDDLSEILCAPAPPPAPAPAPSSPTSTPSPSSQNHVTER from the exons ATGGTGGGAGATTACTGCTCCTTCTCTGGAGATAAATCGGACATGCACTCTCAGAGAAACTCCAAAAACGGACTAAGTTGCAAAATGGTTCTTCAGGCGGTCGGGAAAGTGCTCAG GAAGTCGAAGGCGAAGCCAAATGGAAAGAAGCCTCCGGCAGAAGAGAAGAAGCAGTACTTGGAGACAGAGTTCACGAAAATCCGTGTGGTGGACTTTGACCTCAAGGAGCTGGTGGTGCTGCCCAGAGAGATAGACCTCAACGAATGGCTAGCCAGCAACA CGACAACTTTCTTCAACCTTATCAACCTGCAGTACAGCACCATCTCAGAGTTCTGCACTGGGGACACCTGTCAAGCCATGACGGCCTGCAACAC AATATACTACTGGTATGACGAGAGGGGGAAGAAGACGAAGTGCACTGCTCCACAATATGTCGACTTCGTAATGAGTCTTTGTCAGAAACTGGTCACAGACGAGGAAATCTTTCCTACAAAATATG gCAAAGAGTTCCCCAACTCCTTTGAGTCCTTGGTGAAGAAGATCTGCCGGTACCTGTACCACGTGCTGGCTCACCTCTACTGGGCGCACTTTAAAGAGACGGTGGCTCTGGACCTGCAGGGCCACTTGAACACTCTGTATGCACATTTCATCGTTTTCGTAAGGGAATTCAACCTGGTCGACCCCAAGGAGACCTGTATCATGGACGACCTGTCCGAAATCCTCTGTGCGCCCGCCCCGCCGCCTGCGCCCGCCCCGGCCCCCTCCAGCCCGACCTCAACGCCCTCCCCTTCCTCACAAAACCACGTGACGGAGAGATGA
- the kcnj11 gene encoding ATP-sensitive inward rectifier potassium channel 11, with the protein MLSRKGLIPEDYLLTRLAEGVLQPKFTAKPGKARFVAKNGTCNVAHTNIREQGRFLQDVFTTLVDLKWLHTLVIFTMSFLCSWLLFGMIWWLVAFAHGDLDQRGADFVPCVTGIHSFSSAFLFSIEVQVTIGFGARMITEECVSAIMILIVQNIVGLVINAIMLGCIFMKTAQANRRAETLIFSKHAVISVRNNKLCFMMRIGDLRKSMIISATVRMQVVRRTTTEEGEVVPLDQIDIHMDNPVGTNGIFLVSPLIICHVIDKDSPLYDMCAEDLQHDDLEVVVVLEGVVETTGITTQARTSYVADEILWGQRFVPTVAAEDGMYAVDYSKFGNTVKVPTPCCSAKKLDSAGGIARFKLSEGVTLRPSVRRRHASSGMRRSGMDV; encoded by the coding sequence ATGTTGTCCAGGAAAGGACTCATTCCTGAGGATTACCTGCTGACTCGCCTGGCGGAGGGGGTCCTGCAGCCCAAGTTCACAGCCAAACCGGGGAAAGCTCGGTTCGTCGCCAAGAACGGAACCTGCAATGTGGCGCACACCAACATCCGCGAGCAGGGCCGCTTCCTGCAGGACGTCTTCACCACCCTGGTGGATCTGAAATGGCTCCACACGCTGGTGATCTTCACCATGTCCTTCCTGTGCAGCTGGCTCCTCTTCGGGATGATCTGGTGGCTGGTGGCCTTCGCGCACGGCGACCTGGACCAAAGGGGGGCCGACTTTGTGCCGTGCGTAACGGGGATccactccttctcctccgccttcctcttctccatcgaGGTGCAGGTGACCATCGGCTTCGGCGCCCGCATGATCACGGAGGAGTGCGTGTCCGCCATCATGATCCTGATCGTGCAGAACATCGTGGGCCTGGTCATCAACGCCATCATGCTCGGCTGCATCTTCATGAAGACAGCGCAGGCGAACCGGCGCGCCGAGACCTTGATCTTCAGCAAGCACGCAGTGATCTCCGTGCGCAACAACAAGCTGTGCTTCATGATGCGCATCGGAGACCTGAGGAAGAGCATGATCATCAGCGCCACCGTGCGGATGCAGGTGGTGCGGAGAACCACCACGGAGGAGGGCGAGGTGGTGCCGCTGGACCAGATCGACATCCACATGGACAACCCGGTGGGCACCAACGGCATCTTCCTGGTGTCCCCCCTCATCATCTGCCACGTCATCGACAAGGACAGCCCCCTGTACGACATGTGCGCCGAGGACCTGCAGCACGACGacctggaggtggtggtggtgctggaggGGGTCGTGGAGACCACCGGCATCACCACGCAGGCCCGGACCTCCTACGTGGCGGATGAGATCCTGTGGGGCCAGCGCTTCGTGCCTACGGTGGCCGCGGAGGACGGCATGTACGCGGTGGACTACTCCAAGTTCGGCAACACGGTGAAGGTGCCGACCCCCTGCTGCAGCGCCAAGAAGCTGGACTCGGCGGGGGGCATCGCCCGCTTCAAGCTGAGCGAGGGCGTCACCTTGCGGCCGTCCGTGAGAAGGCGCCATGCCTCCTCGGGCATGCGCAGGTCCGGGATGGACGTTTGA
- the mob2a gene encoding MOB kinase activator 2a isoform X3, whose protein sequence is MRFKRNGSYTLNRKSKAKPNGKKPPAEEKKQYLETEFTKIRVVDFDLKELVVLPREIDLNEWLASNTTTFFNLINLQYSTISEFCTGDTCQAMTACNTIYYWYDERGKKTKCTAPQYVDFVMSLCQKLVTDEEIFPTKYGKEFPNSFESLVKKICRYLYHVLAHLYWAHFKETVALDLQGHLNTLYAHFIVFVREFNLVDPKETCIMDDLSEILCAPAPPPAPAPAPSSPTSTPSPSSQNHVTER, encoded by the exons GAAGTCGAAGGCGAAGCCAAATGGAAAGAAGCCTCCGGCAGAAGAGAAGAAGCAGTACTTGGAGACAGAGTTCACGAAAATCCGTGTGGTGGACTTTGACCTCAAGGAGCTGGTGGTGCTGCCCAGAGAGATAGACCTCAACGAATGGCTAGCCAGCAACA CGACAACTTTCTTCAACCTTATCAACCTGCAGTACAGCACCATCTCAGAGTTCTGCACTGGGGACACCTGTCAAGCCATGACGGCCTGCAACAC AATATACTACTGGTATGACGAGAGGGGGAAGAAGACGAAGTGCACTGCTCCACAATATGTCGACTTCGTAATGAGTCTTTGTCAGAAACTGGTCACAGACGAGGAAATCTTTCCTACAAAATATG gCAAAGAGTTCCCCAACTCCTTTGAGTCCTTGGTGAAGAAGATCTGCCGGTACCTGTACCACGTGCTGGCTCACCTCTACTGGGCGCACTTTAAAGAGACGGTGGCTCTGGACCTGCAGGGCCACTTGAACACTCTGTATGCACATTTCATCGTTTTCGTAAGGGAATTCAACCTGGTCGACCCCAAGGAGACCTGTATCATGGACGACCTGTCCGAAATCCTCTGTGCGCCCGCCCCGCCGCCTGCGCCCGCCCCGGCCCCCTCCAGCCCGACCTCAACGCCCTCCCCTTCCTCACAAAACCACGTGACGGAGAGATGA
- the mob2a gene encoding MOB kinase activator 2a isoform X5 translates to MGGRKSKAKPNGKKPPAEEKKQYLETEFTKIRVVDFDLKELVVLPREIDLNEWLASNTTTFFNLINLQYSTISEFCTGDTCQAMTACNTIYYWYDERGKKTKCTAPQYVDFVMSLCQKLVTDEEIFPTKYGKEFPNSFESLVKKICRYLYHVLAHLYWAHFKETVALDLQGHLNTLYAHFIVFVREFNLVDPKETCIMDDLSEILCAPAPPPAPAPAPSSPTSTPSPSSQNHVTER, encoded by the exons ATGGGCGGGAG GAAGTCGAAGGCGAAGCCAAATGGAAAGAAGCCTCCGGCAGAAGAGAAGAAGCAGTACTTGGAGACAGAGTTCACGAAAATCCGTGTGGTGGACTTTGACCTCAAGGAGCTGGTGGTGCTGCCCAGAGAGATAGACCTCAACGAATGGCTAGCCAGCAACA CGACAACTTTCTTCAACCTTATCAACCTGCAGTACAGCACCATCTCAGAGTTCTGCACTGGGGACACCTGTCAAGCCATGACGGCCTGCAACAC AATATACTACTGGTATGACGAGAGGGGGAAGAAGACGAAGTGCACTGCTCCACAATATGTCGACTTCGTAATGAGTCTTTGTCAGAAACTGGTCACAGACGAGGAAATCTTTCCTACAAAATATG gCAAAGAGTTCCCCAACTCCTTTGAGTCCTTGGTGAAGAAGATCTGCCGGTACCTGTACCACGTGCTGGCTCACCTCTACTGGGCGCACTTTAAAGAGACGGTGGCTCTGGACCTGCAGGGCCACTTGAACACTCTGTATGCACATTTCATCGTTTTCGTAAGGGAATTCAACCTGGTCGACCCCAAGGAGACCTGTATCATGGACGACCTGTCCGAAATCCTCTGTGCGCCCGCCCCGCCGCCTGCGCCCGCCCCGGCCCCCTCCAGCCCGACCTCAACGCCCTCCCCTTCCTCACAAAACCACGTGACGGAGAGATGA
- the mob2a gene encoding MOB kinase activator 2a isoform X2, whose product MGVLVCCDCFFYRKSKAKPNGKKPPAEEKKQYLETEFTKIRVVDFDLKELVVLPREIDLNEWLASNTTTFFNLINLQYSTISEFCTGDTCQAMTACNTIYYWYDERGKKTKCTAPQYVDFVMSLCQKLVTDEEIFPTKYGKEFPNSFESLVKKICRYLYHVLAHLYWAHFKETVALDLQGHLNTLYAHFIVFVREFNLVDPKETCIMDDLSEILCAPAPPPAPAPAPSSPTSTPSPSSQNHVTER is encoded by the exons GAAGTCGAAGGCGAAGCCAAATGGAAAGAAGCCTCCGGCAGAAGAGAAGAAGCAGTACTTGGAGACAGAGTTCACGAAAATCCGTGTGGTGGACTTTGACCTCAAGGAGCTGGTGGTGCTGCCCAGAGAGATAGACCTCAACGAATGGCTAGCCAGCAACA CGACAACTTTCTTCAACCTTATCAACCTGCAGTACAGCACCATCTCAGAGTTCTGCACTGGGGACACCTGTCAAGCCATGACGGCCTGCAACAC AATATACTACTGGTATGACGAGAGGGGGAAGAAGACGAAGTGCACTGCTCCACAATATGTCGACTTCGTAATGAGTCTTTGTCAGAAACTGGTCACAGACGAGGAAATCTTTCCTACAAAATATG gCAAAGAGTTCCCCAACTCCTTTGAGTCCTTGGTGAAGAAGATCTGCCGGTACCTGTACCACGTGCTGGCTCACCTCTACTGGGCGCACTTTAAAGAGACGGTGGCTCTGGACCTGCAGGGCCACTTGAACACTCTGTATGCACATTTCATCGTTTTCGTAAGGGAATTCAACCTGGTCGACCCCAAGGAGACCTGTATCATGGACGACCTGTCCGAAATCCTCTGTGCGCCCGCCCCGCCGCCTGCGCCCGCCCCGGCCCCCTCCAGCCCGACCTCAACGCCCTCCCCTTCCTCACAAAACCACGTGACGGAGAGATGA
- the mob2a gene encoding MOB kinase activator 2a isoform X4: protein MDWLMGKSKAKPNGKKPPAEEKKQYLETEFTKIRVVDFDLKELVVLPREIDLNEWLASNTTTFFNLINLQYSTISEFCTGDTCQAMTACNTIYYWYDERGKKTKCTAPQYVDFVMSLCQKLVTDEEIFPTKYGKEFPNSFESLVKKICRYLYHVLAHLYWAHFKETVALDLQGHLNTLYAHFIVFVREFNLVDPKETCIMDDLSEILCAPAPPPAPAPAPSSPTSTPSPSSQNHVTER, encoded by the exons GAAGTCGAAGGCGAAGCCAAATGGAAAGAAGCCTCCGGCAGAAGAGAAGAAGCAGTACTTGGAGACAGAGTTCACGAAAATCCGTGTGGTGGACTTTGACCTCAAGGAGCTGGTGGTGCTGCCCAGAGAGATAGACCTCAACGAATGGCTAGCCAGCAACA CGACAACTTTCTTCAACCTTATCAACCTGCAGTACAGCACCATCTCAGAGTTCTGCACTGGGGACACCTGTCAAGCCATGACGGCCTGCAACAC AATATACTACTGGTATGACGAGAGGGGGAAGAAGACGAAGTGCACTGCTCCACAATATGTCGACTTCGTAATGAGTCTTTGTCAGAAACTGGTCACAGACGAGGAAATCTTTCCTACAAAATATG gCAAAGAGTTCCCCAACTCCTTTGAGTCCTTGGTGAAGAAGATCTGCCGGTACCTGTACCACGTGCTGGCTCACCTCTACTGGGCGCACTTTAAAGAGACGGTGGCTCTGGACCTGCAGGGCCACTTGAACACTCTGTATGCACATTTCATCGTTTTCGTAAGGGAATTCAACCTGGTCGACCCCAAGGAGACCTGTATCATGGACGACCTGTCCGAAATCCTCTGTGCGCCCGCCCCGCCGCCTGCGCCCGCCCCGGCCCCCTCCAGCCCGACCTCAACGCCCTCCCCTTCCTCACAAAACCACGTGACGGAGAGATGA